Proteins from a single region of Runella sp. SP2:
- a CDS encoding T9SS type A sorting domain-containing protein — protein sequence MKNFIYALFLAACCYVIDLKAQSEGQQKLTKSFTFSGSVHTIVNGVYELNGVNRLGQPRYTHTSGDYEVNYDGKGTWWLNTDKNLSGGPKYYRAPGNEQGPPSTGWVDNEGHSTQVHFAASPQNVAYEAALLAEKSARKAVVTYAPREGSDDIDPNQVIKVAHVPATQVLNRDMPAAAKQLKAARAANTTFYIYNLRIGWYRINDDGGGCNFSGENPDPRYKVRTSNGLSFSQTVNVGDDKPCGWQRMVGDGRYMQSGNFSTTSAASPFKFDMNIDAWEEDACGGDNDYNDDCLTNDDDHPASTSTTVTIDPSKMNLGYNYLDIEWSGSGARYGLSLEWELLAAPKIVTLYSDANLSGRTQHIGEGDYNFASLATGVGNDNVSSMEIAPGYKALLYNNSDFGGYPIDFRGTVNFVGGPNDRASSIRIVPDDNLPGNNKTLLIYYNGSGKSLEFQLQRFATKVNADQMVFIKGVGGDNTDNTSYNQDNLRYQEGEEVNRYEGFDAFNPFPTTFYSRAKVFKNDNFGGGMYRYFFGVDMDYDGSVTAGYEDEDSYTAAANVMRVLRRYNLKGYDRIVISGHSRGSAVGISSFLYGIKKALENDSQFAEFNGVLNTVLGSAATINVVALDPVAGADTPGLRNNYHMGDTWRAREIYQWLKGRFSNINFSELYANGGRMLEADELLGIGSLLPGQTFDPSPNYLHVEPSNGVQRYWLGYRHSSMVNKEEKWSGLYDAAGIPRPWLHTADMLNSAFYDQSLFRNHTHWYNVFRNSDQLAWLKALELYGCTDSPSAQAGIDPLAEPDADLEFKHYHGTRHKTFNNSDQSPVNMDDFVGNNNIKFHCSDESQLPTAEETHTSSNSHTDSDGWTHYCSCNGKRLLSLKLGGTGASVPDNAVSLKESSSNYFVNKGQGFITNPNGAVIMSRSWNVNPTTQPSGNVGVRYYFRQRDYDNINTHLTILKNLPALTGLNRLFFYHATSGAAHARVADIPTASILQNGSPASTSSWVLGNTLRGDYYAEYQATSLLGGSGGGEKCATPAMVTITENSGTANDGTICEGTSAILTASGGTAYSWSTGQNSAVINVAVGGTYTVTVSNDQGCSAEASATITVTPASVGGTITGAQSVCTGTNSTTLTLSNQVGTVQKWQSSLTSDFASPTDITNTTTSLTATNLTQTTYYRAVVQSGMCAAAFSATATVTVNPVTVGGTVSGSATVCTGTNSTTLTLADKVGDVQKWQSSLTADFANPTDISNTTTSLTASNLTQTTYYRAVVKSGACEAAFSSTATVTVDPANVGGSLAGSATVCSGTNSTALTLSNQVGTIQKWQSSLTSDFASPVDITNTTTSFTATNLTQTTYYRVVVKSGVCDATNSATATVTVNPVSVGGTIAGAAVCSGTNSTTLSLTDKVGDVQKWQSSLTSDFATPIDIANTTTSLTVTNLTQTTYYRAVVKSGVCDAVNSATATVAVSPVTVGGSLAGSATVCSGTNSTTLTLSGKVGDVQKWQSSLTADFASVVDIANTTTSLTASNLTQTTYYRAVVKSGVCEAAFSSTATVTVNPVSVGGSIAGSATVCSGTNTTTLTLSDKVGDVQKWQSSLTADFANPTDIVNTTTSFVATNLTQTTYYRAVVKSGVCDAVNSATATVTVNPVTVGGSIGGSATVCTGTNSTTLTLSGKVGDVQKWQSSLTADFANPTDITNTTTSLTASNLTQTTYYRAIVKSGVCEAAFSSTATVTVDPVNVGGSIAGSTTVCAVTNSTALTLSGKVGDVQKWQSSLTADFASPVDIANTTTSFTATNLNQTTYYRAMVKSGVCEAVFSSVATVTVDPVSVGGSIAGSTAVCTGSNSTVLTLSGQVGTIQKWQSSSNADFNGVIDIVNTTNQLTANNLTQTTYYRAVIKSGVCSQANSATAVVLIHVKPTVTLSTLQQTLNEGNNRELCDTDANPVNSLQFSVTGACVTGLPVWRSQVGNGAWSEWSPNAPVSQLSNNQPHRYQAACDASCLMTYTSPIEVKINYRASIPQNVSLVADGTTVNVGETKEVCNIEGNALVFNATCAAGEMLLYSVDGGDYSSILPVQQVDGQYHNYRVRCRKSDGTASCVESESGVIRLRITNLSQVPVASLNVTNGCGTAVAFSGTTNCGNLTTVWYNAATDAVISTLPSQTPSETTSYYARCQAAGGCLSEKSNVVTFTIVPVNVAPVVNVSSELVCTGTEVTVSTTCPVGTTALWNTGVTESSFKVSFINVTKQGYSVRCVSPNGCQSAVSSVKEVSWKSFELTLINIGESKSAVKANDRAAWASQFITRDGGPELEQSTQQNPTLYYVENANKMAPRYWTINVETCGLGSNGSMTFDMLATPETGLVRSFNTHENNAPYFMYANREGWTELYGQNHPAYGFYQDNGAGANVYDAGLPKGLYKLGIRYWDMKGWGSIYPSTRKPQGNVLAYQEYWFRIQSKDGIGVGAARVSGLPFTVEGGQHSALEFATVLPNPVTNVLRLRVQESKGQVVQTSLTDATGREVLRRQFVPETNTHQEEFGVSELPTGMYFLQVKSELTQSTLKIIKL from the coding sequence ATGAAAAATTTTATTTACGCGCTATTCCTAGCAGCGTGCTGCTACGTTATTGACCTTAAAGCCCAAAGTGAGGGGCAACAAAAACTTACTAAATCATTTACTTTTTCAGGTTCAGTACACACTATTGTAAATGGTGTGTATGAATTGAATGGGGTAAATAGACTTGGCCAGCCTCGCTATACGCATACCTCAGGCGATTATGAGGTGAACTACGACGGCAAAGGAACGTGGTGGTTAAATACCGATAAAAATTTGTCGGGAGGGCCGAAATACTACCGTGCTCCAGGCAATGAGCAAGGCCCGCCGAGCACAGGTTGGGTGGACAATGAAGGCCATTCGACGCAGGTACATTTTGCGGCAAGCCCTCAGAATGTGGCTTACGAAGCCGCCCTCCTTGCCGAAAAAAGTGCCCGCAAGGCAGTTGTAACGTACGCTCCAAGAGAAGGTTCTGATGACATAGATCCCAATCAGGTAATCAAGGTAGCACACGTTCCTGCCACGCAGGTTTTAAACAGGGATATGCCTGCCGCCGCAAAGCAGCTGAAAGCGGCCAGAGCAGCAAATACCACGTTTTACATTTATAATCTACGCATAGGCTGGTATCGGATCAATGACGACGGTGGGGGCTGTAACTTTTCGGGTGAAAACCCTGACCCTCGCTACAAGGTAAGAACTAGCAATGGTTTATCGTTTTCGCAGACTGTTAATGTCGGTGATGACAAACCCTGCGGATGGCAACGGATGGTTGGTGATGGCAGATATATGCAATCAGGCAACTTTTCAACGACCTCGGCCGCTTCCCCTTTTAAGTTTGACATGAACATAGATGCTTGGGAAGAAGATGCCTGTGGTGGTGACAATGACTACAACGACGATTGCCTCACCAACGATGATGATCACCCAGCTTCTACTTCCACTACGGTGACGATTGACCCCTCTAAAATGAATTTGGGGTATAATTATTTGGATATTGAATGGTCAGGCAGCGGTGCACGTTACGGTTTGAGTTTAGAATGGGAACTGTTGGCAGCACCCAAAATTGTGACACTTTATTCGGATGCTAACCTTTCGGGACGGACGCAACACATTGGCGAGGGCGATTATAACTTCGCCTCATTGGCTACTGGAGTTGGTAACGACAACGTTAGCTCTATGGAAATTGCTCCAGGTTATAAGGCACTCCTCTATAACAATAGCGATTTTGGAGGCTACCCGATTGACTTTAGAGGTACTGTGAACTTTGTAGGAGGCCCCAACGACCGTGCTTCTTCAATCCGAATTGTACCTGACGATAATTTGCCAGGAAATAATAAAACCTTGCTTATCTACTACAACGGCTCGGGGAAATCCCTAGAGTTTCAGTTGCAACGCTTTGCTACAAAAGTGAATGCCGACCAGATGGTTTTCATTAAGGGAGTAGGAGGAGATAATACGGATAATACTTCCTACAACCAAGACAACCTGAGGTACCAAGAGGGAGAAGAGGTAAATCGGTATGAGGGCTTTGATGCTTTCAATCCGTTTCCTACTACCTTTTACTCCCGTGCGAAAGTGTTTAAAAATGACAATTTCGGGGGCGGTATGTATCGTTATTTCTTTGGGGTTGACATGGACTACGATGGTAGCGTAACGGCTGGTTACGAAGATGAAGATTCCTACACGGCGGCTGCCAACGTGATGCGCGTGCTTCGGCGCTACAACCTGAAAGGTTACGATCGTATTGTGATTTCAGGCCATAGCCGTGGGTCTGCCGTAGGTATTTCTTCCTTTTTATACGGAATAAAAAAAGCGCTAGAAAATGATTCCCAATTTGCGGAATTTAATGGCGTACTCAACACGGTGTTAGGCAGCGCGGCTACCATCAACGTAGTTGCCTTGGACCCAGTAGCAGGAGCCGATACCCCTGGTTTGCGAAATAATTACCACATGGGTGATACTTGGAGAGCCAGAGAAATTTATCAGTGGTTAAAGGGACGTTTTTCTAATATCAATTTTTCCGAACTTTATGCCAATGGTGGTCGAATGTTGGAAGCGGATGAATTATTGGGGATAGGTAGTCTTTTGCCAGGTCAAACTTTTGACCCATCTCCCAACTACTTGCACGTTGAGCCAAGCAATGGGGTACAACGTTACTGGCTCGGTTATCGCCACAGCTCAATGGTCAATAAAGAAGAAAAATGGTCGGGGCTCTATGATGCCGCAGGAATTCCACGCCCTTGGTTGCATACCGCAGATATGCTCAATTCGGCTTTTTATGACCAGTCTTTGTTCCGTAATCATACGCATTGGTACAATGTTTTTCGCAACAGCGACCAATTAGCGTGGTTGAAAGCCTTAGAATTGTATGGTTGTACCGATTCGCCTAGTGCTCAAGCGGGTATAGATCCTCTTGCAGAACCAGACGCTGATTTGGAATTTAAACATTACCATGGTACGCGCCACAAAACCTTTAATAACTCGGATCAGTCGCCCGTCAACATGGATGATTTTGTGGGCAACAATAACATTAAGTTTCATTGTTCTGACGAGTCGCAGCTTCCAACCGCAGAGGAAACCCATACGTCTAGCAACTCCCACACCGATAGCGACGGATGGACCCACTACTGTAGTTGTAATGGAAAACGTTTGTTATCGTTGAAATTAGGTGGTACGGGTGCCAGCGTTCCAGACAACGCCGTGTCGTTGAAAGAATCGTCAAGCAACTATTTTGTCAACAAAGGGCAAGGGTTTATTACGAATCCGAACGGTGCCGTCATTATGTCACGTAGCTGGAATGTAAACCCAACTACACAGCCCAGTGGTAACGTAGGCGTGCGGTATTACTTCCGACAACGCGATTATGATAACATAAATACGCATTTAACTATTTTGAAAAACCTGCCTGCGTTGACGGGACTTAACCGATTGTTTTTTTACCACGCAACAAGCGGGGCGGCTCATGCGCGGGTAGCGGACATTCCAACAGCTAGTATTTTGCAAAATGGTTCGCCAGCTTCAACCAGCAGTTGGGTGCTTGGAAATACCTTACGTGGTGATTATTACGCAGAGTACCAAGCTACCTCCTTATTGGGAGGAAGTGGAGGTGGTGAAAAATGTGCCACTCCAGCCATGGTGACAATAACCGAAAATTCGGGTACTGCCAACGACGGTACGATTTGTGAAGGTACTAGCGCTATCTTAACCGCCTCTGGAGGAACGGCGTATTCGTGGAGTACAGGCCAAAATTCAGCAGTTATCAATGTTGCCGTAGGGGGTACATATACCGTGACAGTGTCAAATGATCAGGGTTGTTCGGCTGAAGCGTCAGCCACGATTACCGTTACCCCTGCTTCGGTGGGCGGTACAATCACGGGCGCACAGTCAGTTTGTACAGGTACAAATTCAACAACGCTAACGTTGTCAAATCAGGTAGGGACGGTTCAAAAATGGCAGTCTTCGTTGACTTCTGATTTTGCTAGTCCAACAGACATTACCAATACAACGACTAGCCTAACCGCAACCAATTTAACCCAAACGACCTATTATCGGGCGGTAGTACAAAGCGGTATGTGTGCAGCCGCATTTTCTGCCACTGCTACCGTAACGGTCAACCCAGTCACGGTAGGAGGTACTGTTTCAGGCTCGGCTACGGTATGTACGGGTACGAATTCGACCACATTGACCTTGGCAGATAAAGTGGGTGATGTTCAAAAATGGCAGTCGTCGTTGACCGCTGATTTTGCGAATCCTACGGACATTAGCAATACAACGACTAGCTTAACCGCAAGCAACTTAACGCAAACGACCTATTATCGGGCAGTGGTAAAAAGTGGGGCATGTGAAGCCGCGTTTTCTTCGACGGCAACCGTGACTGTTGACCCTGCCAACGTAGGTGGTAGCCTTGCGGGCTCGGCCACGGTTTGTTCGGGGACAAATTCGACGGCATTAACGCTATCAAACCAGGTAGGAACTATTCAAAAATGGCAGTCGTCGCTGACCTCTGATTTTGCGAGTCCTGTTGATATTACCAACACAACAACCAGCTTTACCGCGACTAACTTAACGCAAACGACTTATTATCGGGTAGTGGTAAAAAGTGGTGTATGTGACGCCACTAATTCTGCTACCGCGACCGTGACGGTGAATCCTGTTTCGGTGGGTGGCACTATTGCGGGTGCAGCCGTTTGTTCAGGAACAAACTCGACGACATTGAGTTTGACGGACAAAGTGGGTGACGTTCAAAAATGGCAGTCGTCGTTGACTTCTGATTTTGCCACGCCTATTGACATTGCCAATACAACGACGAGCTTAACCGTAACTAACTTAACGCAAACGACTTACTATCGGGCGGTGGTAAAAAGTGGGGTATGTGATGCCGTTAATTCGGCTACGGCTACCGTAGCGGTAAGCCCCGTGACGGTAGGTGGTAGCCTTGCAGGTTCGGCCACGGTATGTTCAGGGACAAACTCGACTACATTAACGTTGTCAGGGAAAGTAGGGGATGTTCAAAAATGGCAGTCGTCATTAACGGCTGATTTTGCGAGTGTCGTTGACATTGCCAACACGACGACGAGTCTAACGGCGAGCAACTTAACGCAAACGACTTATTATCGTGCAGTAGTGAAAAGTGGCGTATGTGAAGCCGCGTTTTCTTCAACTGCAACCGTAACGGTGAATCCTGTTTCGGTAGGTGGAAGTATTGCAGGTTCGGCTACGGTTTGTTCAGGAACGAACACAACGACATTGACCTTGTCAGACAAAGTAGGGGACGTTCAGAAATGGCAATCTTCATTGACGGCTGATTTTGCTAATCCTACTGATATTGTGAATACAACAACAAGCTTCGTCGCGACAAACCTAACGCAAACGACTTATTACCGAGCAGTGGTAAAAAGTGGCGTATGTGATGCCGTTAACTCGGCAACGGCAACTGTAACGGTGAATCCTGTTACGGTAGGTGGTAGCATTGGTGGTTCGGCTACCGTTTGTACAGGTACGAACTCAACAACCCTAACGTTGTCAGGTAAAGTAGGTGATGTTCAAAAATGGCAGTCGTCACTGACCGCTGATTTCGCTAATCCTACTGACATTACCAATACAACGACCAGCTTAACCGCGAGCAACTTAACGCAAACGACCTATTACCGAGCAATCGTGAAAAGTGGCGTATGTGAAGCCGCGTTTTCTTCGACGGCCACTGTGACGGTTGACCCTGTCAACGTGGGCGGGAGCATTGCAGGTTCAACTACAGTTTGTGCAGTGACGAACTCAACGGCATTGACCTTGTCAGGTAAAGTAGGCGATGTTCAAAAATGGCAGTCGTCATTGACTGCTGACTTTGCGAGTCCTGTTGATATTGCCAACACGACAACCAGTTTCACGGCTACGAATCTAAACCAAACGACCTATTATCGGGCAATGGTCAAAAGTGGCGTATGCGAAGCGGTGTTTTCTTCGGTGGCAACGGTAACGGTGGATCCCGTTTCGGTAGGAGGTAGCATTGCAGGTTCTACGGCCGTTTGTACGGGTAGCAACAGCACGGTATTGACATTGTCAGGCCAAGTGGGAACAATTCAAAAATGGCAATCGTCTTCAAACGCCGACTTCAACGGTGTGATTGATATTGTGAATACAACTAATCAGTTGACTGCAAATAATTTAACCCAAACGACCTATTACCGTGCAGTAATCAAAAGCGGTGTATGTTCGCAGGCAAATTCGGCCACGGCAGTAGTCCTGATTCATGTCAAACCAACAGTCACTTTATCAACCCTTCAACAAACCTTAAATGAAGGGAATAACCGTGAACTTTGTGATACAGACGCAAATCCTGTTAATAGTTTACAGTTTAGTGTTACGGGTGCGTGTGTTACTGGTTTGCCTGTTTGGCGCAGTCAAGTTGGAAATGGTGCATGGAGCGAATGGTCACCCAATGCCCCAGTTTCCCAATTGTCCAATAACCAACCCCACCGTTACCAAGCTGCTTGCGACGCTAGTTGTCTAATGACGTACACCAGTCCAATCGAAGTGAAAATCAACTACCGCGCTTCCATTCCACAGAATGTGTCGTTGGTGGCTGATGGGACAACGGTGAACGTTGGAGAAACCAAAGAAGTTTGTAACATCGAAGGCAATGCCCTTGTGTTCAACGCGACTTGTGCCGCAGGAGAAATGCTTCTTTATTCGGTGGACGGCGGAGACTACAGCAGTATTCTTCCCGTACAACAAGTAGATGGTCAGTACCACAATTACCGCGTACGTTGCCGCAAATCAGACGGAACCGCGTCGTGTGTAGAGAGCGAGTCGGGTGTCATACGCTTGCGAATTACGAATTTATCACAAGTTCCTGTGGCAAGTTTGAACGTAACCAATGGTTGTGGCACGGCAGTAGCTTTCAGTGGAACAACAAACTGTGGCAATTTGACGACAGTTTGGTACAATGCTGCGACCGATGCAGTGATATCAACTTTACCAAGTCAAACACCAAGTGAAACGACGTCGTATTATGCGCGTTGCCAAGCTGCAGGTGGCTGTTTGAGTGAAAAAAGTAACGTGGTGACGTTTACGATTGTACCTGTCAATGTAGCGCCTGTGGTCAACGTAAGCTCGGAACTTGTATGTACGGGAACAGAGGTGACAGTTTCGACGACCTGTCCAGTGGGTACAACCGCATTGTGGAATACGGGCGTAACCGAGAGTAGCTTTAAAGTGTCATTTATAAATGTGACTAAACAAGGTTATTCGGTACGTTGTGTGTCGCCAAATGGTTGCCAAAGTGCGGTGAGTTCGGTAAAAGAGGTGAGTTGGAAGTCATTTGAGCTGACGTTGATAAATATCGGTGAGAGTAAATCAGCGGTAAAAGCCAACGACCGCGCGGCGTGGGCGAGTCAGTTCATTACCAGAGACGGCGGCCCTGAGTTGGAGCAAAGCACGCAGCAAAATCCGACTTTGTATTACGTCGAAAATGCGAATAAAATGGCACCTCGTTATTGGACGATCAACGTAGAAACTTGTGGATTAGGGTCTAACGGATCGATGACGTTTGACATGTTGGCGACACCAGAGACAGGCTTAGTCCGCTCATTTAACACGCACGAGAACAATGCGCCTTACTTCATGTACGCCAACCGCGAAGGCTGGACGGAATTGTACGGTCAGAATCACCCTGCGTATGGTTTTTACCAAGACAATGGTGCAGGTGCTAACGTATATGATGCAGGGTTACCGAAAGGTTTGTACAAATTGGGTATTCGTTATTGGGATATGAAAGGCTGGGGCAGCATTTATCCCTCGACGCGTAAACCGCAAGGCAACGTGTTGGCTTATCAAGAATACTGGTTCAGAATCCAGTCGAAAGATGGCATTGGTGTGGGCGCTGCGAGAGTTTCGGGTTTACCGTTTACTGTTGAGGGTGGGCAGCATTCTGCTTTAGAGTTTGCCACAGTTCTACCCAACCCCGTCACCAACGTGCTTCGCTTGAGAGTGCAAGAAAGTAAAGGTCAAGTAGTGCAAACTTCGTTGACTGATGCTACAGGCCGTGAGGTGTTGCGTCGTCAATTTGTGCCCGAAACGAACACGCATCAAGAAGAGTTTGGGGTAAGTGAGTTGCCGACGGGTATGTACTTCTTGCAGGTAAAATCAGAACTTACCCAAAGCACTCTAAAAATTATTAAGCTTTAA